In Niallia sp. FSL W8-0635, one genomic interval encodes:
- a CDS encoding GNAT family N-acetyltransferase, with translation MLSKEQIAEIKELKDICEKEEEYELKLNFDMLENRNGEKKEDFFHYIDGILVGFLGSYYFGRTVEFCGMVHPSYRRKGIFTALLEEGLEEARKRAATSVLLNAPAASQTAKAFLEKIPCSYAFSEHQMKWHNTDLIEDATISLRPYDYTQDKEVEIQLDVLGFGMVEEDVRAYVETIKEQEGDQRMIIEADGKIAGKIRVSETDGEAWIYGFVIFPELRGQGIGRRALSKVVKMENEKGFPVFLDVEAKNARALKLYESCGFQSYQSQDYYEYK, from the coding sequence ATGCTTTCAAAAGAACAAATTGCAGAAATTAAAGAACTGAAGGATATTTGTGAGAAAGAGGAAGAGTATGAATTAAAGCTTAATTTCGATATGCTAGAAAACAGAAATGGAGAAAAGAAAGAGGACTTTTTCCATTATATTGACGGAATACTAGTTGGATTTTTAGGGAGCTACTATTTTGGCAGAACAGTAGAGTTTTGTGGCATGGTTCATCCAAGTTATCGAAGAAAAGGGATTTTTACAGCTTTGTTAGAAGAAGGCTTAGAAGAGGCAAGAAAGAGAGCGGCGACGAGTGTATTATTAAATGCTCCTGCGGCATCACAGACTGCAAAAGCATTTCTAGAAAAAATACCATGCTCCTATGCCTTTTCGGAGCATCAAATGAAATGGCATAACACTGATTTAATAGAGGATGCAACGATTTCGTTAAGACCATATGATTATACTCAAGATAAAGAAGTAGAAATCCAGCTTGATGTTTTAGGGTTTGGAATGGTGGAAGAGGATGTGCGGGCATATGTGGAAACAATAAAGGAGCAAGAAGGCGATCAACGTATGATTATTGAGGCAGATGGAAAAATTGCTGGGAAAATCAGAGTTTCTGAAACGGATGGCGAAGCATGGATTTATGGCTTCGTTATATTTCCAGAGCTTCGCGGGCAAGGAATAGGGAGAAGGGCTTTATCCAAAGTCGTAAAAATGGAAAATGAAAAAGGCTTCCCCGTTTTTTTAGATGTAGAAGCAAAAAATGCTCGAGCACTCAAACTCTATGAGTCTTGTGGGTTTCAAAGCTATCAATCTCAGGACTATTACGAATATAAGTAA
- a CDS encoding CueP family metal-binding protein produces the protein MKKNKLIIPIFITIVFAVTIILLINQNNRYEKMDSEDVKQLVQDFSFGNKSAAAASISSDTLTVNTLENEERIYHLPKDEFFVSFAPYLIETHPCAIHNLAGCRGELANKEFAVYIEDQEGNIYVDEQLTSQPNGFIDLWLPRNTDFQITISYNGKTAKTNFTTFKDDNTCITTLPLT, from the coding sequence ATGAAAAAAAATAAACTTATTATACCGATATTTATTACGATTGTATTTGCTGTCACGATCATTTTATTAATCAATCAAAATAATCGCTATGAAAAAATGGACAGTGAAGATGTAAAGCAACTCGTCCAGGATTTTAGTTTCGGCAATAAATCAGCAGCTGCTGCCTCTATCAGCTCCGATACACTAACCGTAAATACACTTGAAAACGAAGAACGGATCTATCATTTGCCAAAGGATGAATTTTTCGTATCATTTGCCCCTTACTTAATAGAAACACATCCTTGCGCAATCCATAATCTAGCTGGCTGTCGTGGAGAATTGGCTAATAAGGAATTTGCTGTATATATTGAAGATCAAGAGGGAAATATTTATGTGGATGAACAGTTAACATCACAACCAAATGGTTTTATTGATTTATGGCTTCCTCGTAATACAGATTTCCAAATTACTATCTCCTATAATGGCAAAACAGCTAAAACGAATTTCACTACTTTTAAAGATGATAATACTTGTATTACGACACTTCCTTTAACATAA
- a CDS encoding sensor domain-containing diguanylate cyclase, whose protein sequence is MGIFYFFSGIIFSIFFCRIIDKRKYNKWKAKIEQEDIMFRLVESSKDIVYRYEVKPQMRHSYISPSADSILGEGMVKEFYRNPNAPLEMIHPDDYYIMYKKLIGKIDYSEPLIQRMRCVDGNYKWFEEYATPIYEHGELVAIHGIIRNIDEKVRLRQNLEHQLIHDALSEVHNRYYFEQKMEEFDTKIEEAIAIILCDLDELKQVNDKYGHKKGDELIKEAGNILNTFSSPYITVSRIGGDEFVLLIQGMNKEEIEALYKEMSMELSGNEHSEKKNTVKMSIGYAFTPSSLGKMTALFTEADDNMYQNKMKKKKNTVAYGNRILVK, encoded by the coding sequence ATGGGGATATTCTATTTTTTCAGCGGTATAATATTTAGTATTTTCTTTTGTAGAATAATTGATAAGCGTAAATATAATAAATGGAAAGCAAAAATAGAACAGGAAGATATTATGTTTCGCTTAGTGGAAAGCTCGAAGGATATTGTTTACCGATATGAAGTAAAACCGCAAATGAGACATTCGTATATTAGTCCATCCGCTGATTCTATTTTAGGAGAGGGTATGGTCAAGGAGTTCTATCGAAATCCCAATGCGCCTTTAGAAATGATCCATCCAGATGATTATTATATTATGTATAAAAAACTTATTGGAAAGATAGATTATAGTGAGCCATTGATCCAACGTATGAGATGTGTAGACGGTAATTATAAGTGGTTTGAGGAATATGCTACCCCTATTTATGAACACGGGGAGTTAGTAGCTATTCATGGAATTATTCGCAATATTGACGAGAAGGTAAGGCTTCGACAAAATTTAGAGCATCAACTGATTCATGATGCACTGTCGGAAGTACATAATCGCTATTATTTTGAACAAAAAATGGAAGAATTCGATACAAAAATAGAGGAAGCAATCGCGATTATTTTATGTGATCTTGATGAGTTAAAGCAAGTAAATGATAAATATGGGCATAAAAAGGGTGACGAGCTGATTAAAGAAGCTGGTAACATACTGAACACTTTTTCCTCTCCATATATTACAGTCTCCAGAATAGGTGGGGATGAGTTTGTCCTATTAATTCAAGGTATGAATAAGGAAGAAATAGAAGCGCTATATAAAGAAATGTCCATGGAATTAAGTGGTAATGAGCACAGCGAGAAGAAAAATACTGTAAAAATGTCGATAGGCTATGCATTTACTCCAAGCTCTCTTGGAAAAATGACTGCTTTATTTACAGAAGCGGATGATAATATGTATCAAAATAAAATGAAGAAAAAGAAAAATACTGTGGCTTATGGAAATAGGATACTTGTGAAGTAA
- a CDS encoding sugar ABC transporter substrate-binding protein: protein MKRWKSISLLLVVMLIAALMGACSNSTGGSSNKISVGIVLPTKDEPRWVQDEQRFKDALKDSEYTTEILFSQGSSAKEKENVETLINKGIEVLIITPQDGAAAAAAVEAAKKEGIKVISYDRLITDTDAVDYYVTFDSVAVGAAQGQYLIDHSEGKDVPLYLYAGAASDNNAFLFFEGAWSVLQPKIADGTFKIANSGEAEKLKDKQELSRDEMSKILGQVTTNWDPNEAKNKAQTHLTAVDTDMKGDVAVLAPNDGTARAIADVFASDGDISSYTVTGQDAEKASIQYVIDGKQSMTVFKDVRTLVTDAMGIAVDILDGKSPETTGSYDNGAIEVSAKQTNVIVVDKENVQKELIDSGYYEASEFTGLK from the coding sequence ATGAAAAGATGGAAATCCATATCCTTATTACTTGTAGTAATGCTAATTGCTGCTCTTATGGGAGCTTGCAGCAATAGCACAGGGGGAAGCAGCAATAAAATCAGTGTGGGAATTGTCTTACCAACTAAAGATGAGCCACGTTGGGTACAGGATGAACAGCGTTTTAAAGATGCGTTAAAAGACTCTGAATACACGACTGAAATTTTATTCAGCCAAGGTTCTTCTGCGAAGGAAAAAGAAAATGTGGAAACGTTAATTAATAAAGGAATTGAAGTACTTATTATTACTCCACAAGATGGGGCAGCAGCAGCGGCGGCAGTAGAGGCTGCTAAAAAAGAGGGGATTAAAGTTATTTCGTATGACCGTCTGATTACAGATACAGATGCAGTCGACTACTATGTCACTTTTGACAGTGTGGCAGTTGGTGCTGCACAAGGACAATATTTGATCGATCATTCAGAAGGAAAGGACGTACCTTTGTATTTATATGCAGGAGCTGCTTCAGATAACAACGCCTTTTTATTCTTTGAGGGTGCATGGAGTGTACTTCAACCAAAAATTGCGGATGGAACATTTAAAATTGCTAACTCAGGTGAGGCAGAAAAATTAAAAGATAAGCAAGAGCTTAGCCGTGATGAAATGAGTAAAATCTTAGGACAGGTGACAACAAACTGGGATCCAAACGAAGCAAAAAATAAAGCCCAAACGCATTTAACGGCGGTAGATACAGATATGAAAGGTGACGTTGCCGTTTTAGCACCTAATGATGGCACCGCCCGTGCAATTGCTGATGTTTTTGCTTCTGACGGAGATATTTCTAGTTATACGGTGACAGGGCAAGATGCAGAAAAAGCATCTATTCAATATGTGATTGATGGAAAGCAATCCATGACCGTATTTAAAGATGTTCGTACATTAGTAACGGATGCAATGGGGATTGCTGTCGATATCTTAGATGGAAAATCACCAGAAACTACAGGTTCTTATGATAATGGAGCGATTGAAGTAAGTGCGAAGCAAACAAATGTCATTGTTGTAGATAAAGAGAATGTGCAAAAAGAATTAATTGACTCAGGCTATTATGAAGCAAGTGAATTTACAGGATTAAAGTAA
- a CDS encoding sugar ABC transporter ATP-binding protein has product MSEYILEMNGITKEFTGVKALSNVNFKVSKGEIHCLIGENGAGKSTLMKVLSGVHPYGTYEGDIVFEDEIQQFHKISDSVKAGIVIIYQELALFPDLSVYENIFAGNEVKQGGVINWNQTIVESKKLLEKVKLDVAPDTLVKDLSVGKRQLIEIAKALSKDVKLLILDEPTAALNEDDSENLLLLLKELKHQGITCIMISHKLKEVISIADKATVLRDGQTICTLDASKGEITENIIIKNMVGREIEDIYPKRDKKEKGNPVLELKNWSAFDPQLGREVVKNINLRVNKGEIVGIAGLMGSGRTELALSIFGNAKSYKIQGEMFLNGKPQKLHHTSDAIQAGIAYVTEDRKGDGLFLLQDIKSNISAANLKGIAQKGVINENEEIKVADSYKKSLHIKASSLEQLAGNLSGGNQQKVSLGKWLFVAPKLLILDEPTRGIDVGAKFEIYTVMNKLIEEGLSIIMISSELGEVLGMSDRVYVMAQTELKGELTIEEANQENIMQLATQ; this is encoded by the coding sequence ATGAGTGAATATATTCTTGAAATGAATGGGATTACGAAAGAATTTACAGGAGTTAAGGCATTAAGCAATGTGAATTTCAAGGTGAGTAAAGGAGAGATTCATTGTTTAATAGGAGAAAATGGAGCTGGTAAATCGACTTTGATGAAAGTATTGAGTGGAGTCCATCCATATGGAACGTATGAGGGAGATATTGTTTTTGAAGACGAGATTCAGCAGTTTCATAAAATTAGTGACAGTGTGAAAGCTGGCATAGTTATTATTTATCAGGAACTTGCTTTATTTCCTGATTTATCAGTGTATGAAAATATTTTTGCTGGTAATGAAGTGAAGCAAGGTGGAGTAATCAATTGGAACCAAACGATTGTTGAATCAAAAAAATTACTAGAAAAAGTAAAACTAGATGTTGCACCAGACACACTTGTAAAGGATTTAAGTGTCGGAAAAAGGCAGCTTATTGAAATTGCCAAGGCATTGAGTAAGGATGTAAAGCTTCTTATTTTAGATGAGCCGACAGCTGCATTAAATGAAGACGACAGCGAAAATCTTCTTCTTTTACTGAAGGAACTAAAGCACCAAGGAATCACTTGTATTATGATTTCCCATAAGCTAAAGGAAGTAATTTCGATAGCAGATAAAGCAACTGTTCTTCGGGATGGGCAAACGATTTGTACCTTAGATGCTTCCAAGGGGGAAATTACAGAAAATATTATTATTAAAAACATGGTCGGTAGAGAAATAGAGGATATTTACCCAAAACGAGATAAGAAAGAAAAAGGAAATCCTGTTTTAGAGCTAAAAAATTGGAGTGCTTTTGATCCGCAATTAGGGAGAGAAGTAGTAAAGAATATTAACCTCCGTGTGAACAAAGGGGAAATTGTTGGGATTGCAGGCTTAATGGGCTCGGGACGAACGGAGCTTGCATTAAGTATTTTTGGAAATGCCAAATCGTACAAGATTCAGGGTGAGATGTTTTTGAATGGGAAACCGCAAAAGCTTCATCATACGAGCGATGCCATTCAAGCGGGAATAGCGTATGTAACAGAAGACCGTAAAGGAGATGGATTATTCTTGCTGCAAGATATTAAGAGTAATATCTCCGCTGCTAATTTGAAAGGAATTGCGCAAAAAGGAGTCATTAATGAAAACGAAGAAATTAAGGTTGCGGACTCCTATAAAAAGTCGCTTCATATAAAAGCTTCATCTCTTGAACAGCTAGCAGGCAATTTAAGTGGAGGGAATCAGCAGAAGGTCTCTCTTGGAAAGTGGCTCTTTGTTGCCCCAAAACTATTAATCTTAGATGAACCAACCCGTGGCATTGATGTTGGTGCCAAATTCGAAATTTATACAGTTATGAATAAACTGATTGAAGAAGGATTAAGCATTATCATGATTTCTTCTGAGCTAGGAGAGGTGCTCGGCATGAGTGACCGAGTGTATGTCATGGCACAAACTGAACTAAAAGGTGAATTGACTATAGAAGAAGCTAATCAAGAAAATATTATGCAGCTGGCAACACAATAG